One genomic segment of Stigmatopora argus isolate UIUO_Sarg chromosome 3, RoL_Sarg_1.0, whole genome shotgun sequence includes these proteins:
- the LOC144071105 gene encoding GRAM domain-containing protein 4-like encodes MRRRLHRIRHWSHRRGEIVEQSESPDTSDTECSEEVNSATLSAAAPDEPKTYLNEVKKNLEIALFEKHFLQEELKKFREEETGMEVLRQELDRERRRNNELEQKLNDGSDELSFVTPKTPPINDVTAGKVDTYNRAQKLLFHYLGVDFNDFQLHRAEEAPEPDEQFSARRLTENMRRFKKGLRPITIFLHDLSALSSWYSVYTTAIAFTIYMYATWRGWSISMFLFLAVLRLSLNYLIARGWRIQWCIVPQVSDPMEPPREELTISKKFQLVLHVAQRAQNVFGKMADILEKIKNLFMWVEPQLTKKLYVALWVSFIASCLLPYQLCGFIIGVFVGVKFFIINFIFRSCPKLRQRYDTVHIIWTSLPTDVQMREQVTSSPSRRLLSGVEDGEPIRNHSTKRGTFHEVFNLPESECPLPVCMNGWRCCLINRDKKTPADYIRNGVLYVTTNYLCFECSRSSSSKRDKVIRLTDISEVQMYKVLSKLPGFGMGLAITTPSTQKSMVFGAMANTEEVYDTINAQRNLAIVMEATSSLET; translated from the exons ATGCGGAGGCGTCTCCACCGAATTCGACATTGGAGCCACAGGCGGGGTGAAATAGTGGAACAGTCGGAGTCGCCCGACACGTCAGATACAGAATGCAGCGAAGAG GTTAATTCAGCAACACTTTCTGCAGCTGCTCCGGATGAACCTAAAACTTATTTgaatgaagtgaaaaaaaacttggaGATCGCCTTGTTCGAGAAACACTTCTTGC AGGAGGAGCTAAAGAAATTCAGAGAGGAAGAGACTGGCATGGAAGTTCTGCGACAGGAGCTGGATCGGGAACGCCGCAGGAACAATGAACTGGAGCAAAAGCTAAATGACGG ATCTGACGAATTATCGTTCGTCACTCCGAAAACCCCACCCATTAATGATGTCACTGCTGGAAAAGTGGATACATACAATCGCGCCCAAAAGTTGCTTTTCCACTACTTGGGTGTCGACTTTAATGACTTTCAATTGCACCGGGCGGAGGAGGCGCCTGAGCCAGATGAGCAGTTTAGTGCCAGAAG GCTGACAGAAAACATGAGGCGGTTCA AAAAAGGACTCAGACCCATCACAATCTTTCTGCATGACCTCTCGGCCTTGTCCAGCTGGTACTCCGTATACACCACAGCCATCGCCTTCACA ATTTACATGTACGCTACATGGCGCGGCTGGTCTATCTCCATGTTCTTGTTCCTGGCTGTTCTCCGCCTCTCTTTGAACTACCTAATTGCTAG GGGCTGGAGGATCCAGTGGTGTATTGTTCCACAAGTCTCTGATCCTATG GAGCCTCCCAGAGAAGAACTGACAATATCAAAGAAGTTCCAGCTAGTTCTGCACGTGGCCCAGAGAGCTCAG AATGTCTTTGGCAAGATGGCCGACATCCTCGAGAAGATAAAGAA TCTCTTTATGTGGGTGGAGCCTCAGTTGACAAAGAAACTCTATGTGGCTCTGTGGGTGTCCTTCATTGCTTCCTGCCTACTTCCTTACCAACTATGCGGATTCATCATTG GTGTGTTTGTGGGCGTCAAGTTCTTCATCATCAATTTCATCTTCAGGAGTTGCCCCAAACTGCGTCAGCGTTATGACACGGTGCACATCATCTGGACAAGCCTGCCCACAGACGTCCAGATGAGGGAGCAAGTTACCTCCTCACCTAGCAGACGG TTGCTTAGCGGGGTCGAGGATGGTGAACCAATTCGAAACCACAGCACCAAGCGAGGCACCTTCCACGAGGTCTTCAACCTACCCGAGAGTGAATGCCCCCTGCCAG TGTGCATGAATGGCTGGCGCTGTTGCCTCATCAACCGTGACAAAAAGACGCCAGCTGACTACATCCGGAACGGCGTTCTCTACGTCACTACTAA CTATTTGTGCTTCGAGTGTTCTCGCTCATCTTCCTCCAAAAGGGACAAAGTCATCAGACTGACGGACATCTCTGAGGTTCAGATG TACAAAGTCTTGTCCAAGTTACCTGGATTTGGGATGGGCTTAGCCATAACGACACCATCCACTCAGAAG TCGATGGTGTTCGGAGCCATGGCCAACACGGAAGAAGTCTATGACACTATTAATGCTCAGCGCAATCTTGCAATTGTCATGGAGGCAACTTCTAGCCTGGAGACGTAG